tggggtcgcacagagtcggacacgactgaagcgacttagcagcagcagcagcagggttcaaGAGCAGGTACAGGAGCTGGGGCTGTGCTCGGGTACTGTGCCCACATAGCCTAAGCTACTTATCAGTAAAAGCTACTGATAAGGGCTGGCACAAAGAGCTATTACCTTTGCCCTGAAGGCTAAGGCATACCCTCACCTCGGGTGGGTGCATGGGGTGAAGAGGATGTGGCAGTCTCTTCTGCTAGATGTAGCTGCTGGGGATGGGGGCCTCTGTAGCCTGAGCCAGTAACCTTGCCTACAACTCCGTGGAGAGAGATTCAGAGGCTGTCAGGACGTCCCTCTGGCCAAGGTTGCAACGCTCAGAGCCAAACGGTGGCAGGaaggttattattattgttgatgCTATCACCGATCAGCTCCAGCTCCACCACGAACACTTAGAAGGGAAATGTTCCAAATAACTTCCCACCCCGCCCGGCTGCGTCTCGCAACCTAGAGCCCGTTTGCCCCTCAGCGTAGCTAGACCTGGGGCAGGCCAGACTTTTTCTCGCCTCTGGGGACGCAGAGATGCGTGGGATCACGGTTCTGTTACTGTAGCGCTCCAGCGGCTCCCACCTCCCGGACGCCAGTACCcgctctcccacccccacctccatccccacagCCTCTGCAGAATTTGGCCAAGTCCTACCCCGGTCCCTATGTTGCCCTGCGCGGGAGCCTCACCCTGGCCCGGGACGAGGAGAAGCAAGAACCCGAAGGCCACGGCCCTCAGACGCAAGCGAGGCCCGTCCGGCTTCATCGTGAGCTCAGAAGTCTTTTCTGTACTACTGGCGGGCACACGGCTTTTCAAGAGGCTGCGCGGGGACCCGTCCAGCCAGGACTCGACCAGTCAGTGCCTCGCCCAGGTCTGTAGTTTGGACTGGGCAGGGCGTAGGCGGGAGCAAAGGTGGGTTTGGCAGGAGAGCGGGACTAAATGGGTTAAGCCCAGTGGCAGGCAAGGGCTAGCACAACCGCTTCCCTTCTGTCTGGGTCCCCTTGGGCTTCCTTCGAAGAGGCATTGAGGCTTCCGCAGTTCTCCGCAATACCAAGACCCCTCTCCCCAAACTTGCGTTCAGTGTCCCTACAGTCACAGGCTTGACAAATGTGgtgctggggcgggggcggggggaaccGGTGCGAGGAGCGCGGAGAGGGAGCAATAAGCTGTAATTGGGGAAACCGGGAGCGTTTCCTTGAGGAGGGGCACGATCAGAATTCCCACAGACAAGAGATATCAAAACGACTTTCGTTCAGAGGGAAAGGAACCGCTCGAGTAAAGGCAGGAAAACGTGACTGCCAGTCATTCCAAAAACTCCTCCTTGTTTTCAGGGATCGATTTCCTGGGTTCAGCTTCATCCCCTTACTGTCTCTGGTCTGAGGGTCTCCTTGAGCCCCCCGCCCTACTCAGCAAAGGTCCCCCTTTTGAAATGCACACTTGATTGTGGCACTCATCTTAAGGACACCCTCAACCTCATCCCGGGTCTTTCCCTGTCCCCAGCTCTTTCCAAAATCGAGGTCAGTTATTTATCCATTGGACAAACATTTAAAGAACGTCTGCTGGTCCGCGTGCTGGGGACTGAGAGAGCACTCTCGGGCCCCAGGTGCAGATGGAGCTACAGGTGCGTGTCCGGGAAGTTCCGAAACGCAGTGAGCCGTTCCGGGGCAGACAGGCAAGTCTAGGCAACTGCCCAGCCTACGGGGCAGGTTTCTCGGAGGAAATGATGCCTGGCTCGATCTCATTCGGATCTTCAGTGCTCCAGCCTTATCCTGCGGTGCCCAGCACCCTCCCGGCTCGCACAAGTGCTCCCTTCTCGGTGCCGTTGTTGGAGGCGCTCGGTATGTTCCCGGGTCCGGGTGGAGAGCTCATGGTGGCCACCGTCCCACCCATACCCCAGGTGGAGCAAGAGCAGCGCCGCGTGTCCCTCGCGTTACCCCGTCACCACGCCACGCCCCATTCCCGTTCCCCGGAAGTGCGCCGTAGGAGAGGAAGTGCATGCCTAAGGTCGCCCGCAGCGGTTCCGCGATGGTGGGCGGCGGCGGCATGGGGGGCGGTCTCCTGGAGAACGCTAACCCCCTCATCTACGAGCGCTCTGGGGACCGGCCAGTGTCCGCGGGCGAGGAGGACGAGCAGGTTCCAGACAGCATCGACGCGCGCGAGATCTTCGATATCCACCGCTGCCGGGCGCGGGGGTGGAGGGCGGTTTTCGGGGGCATGGGATGCGGGGGATGAAGTGACGTTGTGTAGTCGGTGCAGCTGTGTTAGGGCCGGGCATTCCGGAGGAGGCTTCTCAGTGGGCAAAGGCGCAGAGTCCTCTTTCCTTCACTTGGCACATTTGATTCGCTCCATCAATGACCCGGAGCATCCCCTGACGCTAGAAGAATTGAACGTAGTAGAGCAAGTCCGGGTTCAGGTGAGTCACTCCCAGCGTCCAGCGTAGCGACTTGTTCGGGAGAGCCACGATAGCTCAGCTGTGCACCTAGGGGCTGGTGTGCTTTCAGGACACGGACTCCTCCCTCAGTGGCTCTTTGGAACATTTGCAcacccattttatggatgaggaaactgaggcccatacTTGTTAGACGACTTGTTTGAAGCAACAGACTAAAAAGAGGGGCTCAGGACTGAACGGGTCATGACTCCTAACATCCCTCTCCCCAACTAGGTGAGCGACCCCGAGAGCACAGTGGCTGTGGCCTTCACACCCACCATTCCACACTGTAGTATGGCCACCCTTATTGGCCTGTCCATCAAAGTCAAGCTTCTTCGATCCCTTCCCCAGCGTTTCAAGGTGAGTTTGAACTTAGCCCTGTGGGTGGGGCAGCTGTGAGTGTTTGTCACTGAGGAGGATATGGGAGCATGAGTCTGGATGTCAGAGAGATCTGGAAGGAACCTGGCTAGCAGAGATGAAATTGGGAGGAGACTTTCCAACTGGATAGGACAAGAATAAAGACCCACATGGAAAGTGCAGAAAAGTAGTGAGGAGTGTGGCAGTTTGGGCA
The nucleotide sequence above comes from Bos indicus x Bos taurus breed Angus x Brahman F1 hybrid chromosome 18, Bos_hybrid_MaternalHap_v2.0, whole genome shotgun sequence. Encoded proteins:
- the CIAO2B gene encoding cytosolic iron-sulfur assembly component 2B, coding for MPKVARSGSAMVGGGGMGGGLLENANPLIYERSGDRPVSAGEEDEQVPDSIDAREIFDLIRSINDPEHPLTLEELNVVEQVRVQVSDPESTVAVAFTPTIPHCSMATLIGLSIKVKLLRSLPQRFKMDVHITPGTHASEHAVNKQLADKERVAAALENTHLLEVVNQCLSARS